One Aegilops tauschii subsp. strangulata cultivar AL8/78 chromosome 2, Aet v6.0, whole genome shotgun sequence genomic window, CGCCTCTCTAGCATCCAGGTAATGCCGTTTGTTCAGGCAACAGTTTGATGCAGTAAAACATGCTCATGTCATGTGTAAATTGTTCTGTAATTTACAAGTTTCTGGGATGAACGAGGACTAGGAGTACAATGCTTATGGTGGTCATACTGGTTCTGGAGTCACTGAAACATTTGCAAAAGCTTCGATAGGATTTTTGGGGGACCATGCCCACATTTAACATCTATTTAACCATCTGCCCCTCTGAGTCAATCTGGTGGAACAGATTTTACCAAGAGGGATTTGTTGGCAAACTAATCCATATGGATAATTAATCATTCGACGCTTGATTACCTCAGGAGTTTGTTTTTCCATGCAGTTTGTTTCTTCTGGTACAGTTTGGACACATTTATATGTTCAACTTTGCAGAGATGATTACATGAATCCGACAGTTATCAGGAGATTGAAAATCCATATGTATGTAGCAGTTTGCTTGATGGAGGGAAAATCAATATATTCTCTGTTTACCGCAAAAATATTGCACAAGTAACTTCACCGAGTTAGGATACTAGTTTCATAGTGTTCACCTTCTAAGTGTAAACTCATTCTTGATAATTTTTCTTTCTTGTATTGCACTTCTTCTGAACCTGAACATTCTTTGAAATGATTTCCCTGCTCTCCTATTTGTGCTTCAACAGAGACTGATCGTATGCTTATTGGCTGAAGTGGGAAAGGGGAAGAGTTCTGGTTGGTACCTCTATTTGTCTCAGCTGCCTACCTACTACACAATCTTGGCTACCTTCAACGATTTTGAAATTGAAGCTCTCCAAGTATGGCTCGGCAGATTTGTCAACAGAACTGTTTTTGGCTATCGTTTGCTCCATGCTAGAAACACATTAAATGGTTTCTGCTTTGACTATCAGGTTGATGATGCTATTTGGGTTGCACAAAAGGCTGTTTCTGCCATCAGATCTGAGTGGGAAGAAGCAACACCGCTAATGAGAGAATTGGATTTCAAACCTAAACTTTTGATGTTTAAAACGTGGCTCTGGGCCTTCGCAACGGTATATAATTATTTTGAAATATATCTTTTAGCTCGATTCATGTCAGCATTCTTCTTATTTATACGCTACCTTTGTCAGCTTTTTTAAGTTATTGTGTAGAATCTGTGCAGACTCAAGATTTTGTCGGCTCCTTAGCCTTATTTCCGATATGAGATTTTACTTATTGATGAGATCTCTAAGGTTTCATTTGTCCACCTGAAGGTATCTTCACGGACATTGCATGTAGCATGGGATGATGCTGGTTGCCTATGTCCGATAGGTGATTTATTTAATTATGCTGCTCCTGATAATGATACTTCGTCTGAAGAACAAGATACGGAAGAAGCCATGAAATGCCAGGAGAGAAATGTTAATGTTATGTTGGAAGAGATAAAGTTGGACAGTCCATCAGTAAGGTTGACGGATGGGGGATATGAAGATTCTAAGGCATACTGTTTGTATGCCCGAAAAAGATATAGGAAAGGGGAGCAGGTATGCTCTAATATTCTTGCCTTCCGAACGGATTATCTTGTGTGCTCTCTGCTTTCCTAAACTTGGCCAACAAACATGCAGGTACTTCTGGGGTACGGGACATACACAAACTTGGAACTTCTTGAACACTATGGTTTTCTTTTGGACGAGAACCCTAATGAGAAAACTTACATTCAGTTAGATTCGGAGTTATGTACTATGGGCACATGGCCAAAAGACTCCCTATATATTCACCCAAATGGGCATCCCTCATttgcattattatgttcattaagGCTATGGGCAACTCCTACAAATCGTCGAAAGTCCTTCAGTCACCAGATCTACTCTGGATCAATGCTTTCTGTCGAAAATGAGCTGGAGGTTTTGAAACGGTTGGGTAGCAAATGTGTGGAAACTTTGCAGCAATTGCCTACGACTGCTGAGTTGGATGGGAGGCTGATCCATTTTTTACGCAACCTACAGAACAGCACTAGTTGGAGAGTAGATGTGGAGCAGTCAAGTTTCGGACAAGAATTTGCCTTGTTTCTCCGGTTCCATAGTGTGGACGTGGATTGTACCCAGGATCAGCTCCCAGTTCGACTCCTGCGATCTCTGGAGAGATGGGAATTGGCTGTCCGGTGGAGATGCAGCTACAAGATAGCTCTTACCAAGTGTGTTTTGTATTGTAAACGTTTGATTAATGAGCTTTCCTTGCAATAAGATTAGCGATTGTTACAAT contains:
- the LOC109773574 gene encoding protein SET DOMAIN GROUP 40; this encodes MEALLRWAAELGVSDSPSAPAPSTTSSSSCLGRSLVVADFPDAGGRGFAAARDLRRGELVLRVPRAALLTSDRVMADDPRIASCVDAHRPRLSSIQRLIVCLLAEVGKGKSSGWYLYLSQLPTYYTILATFNDFEIEALQVDDAIWVAQKAVSAIRSEWEEATPLMRELDFKPKLLMFKTWLWAFATVSSRTLHVAWDDAGCLCPIGDLFNYAAPDNDTSSEEQDTEEAMKCQERNVNVMLEEIKLDSPSVRLTDGGYEDSKAYCLYARKRYRKGEQVLLGYGTYTNLELLEHYGFLLDENPNEKTYIQLDSELCTMGTWPKDSLYIHPNGHPSFALLCSLRLWATPTNRRKSFSHQIYSGSMLSVENELEVLKRLGSKCVETLQQLPTTAELDGRLIHFLRNLQNSTSWRVDVEQSSFGQEFALFLRFHSVDVDCTQDQLPVRLLRSLERWELAVRWRCSYKIALTKCVLYCKRLINELSLQ